Proteins encoded within one genomic window of Episyrphus balteatus chromosome 1, idEpiBalt1.1, whole genome shotgun sequence:
- the LOC129920944 gene encoding deoxyuridine 5'-triphosphate nucleotidohydrolase has translation MEPEVKKMRVDTKCVLRFAKLTENAFEPVKGSAKAAGFDLRSAYDCSVPARGKQLVKTDLQIQVPEGSYGRVAPRSGLAVKNFIDVGAGVVDEDYRGNLGVVLFNHSDTDFEVKKGDRIAQLICEKIFYPELEQLDSLDHTERGEGGFGSTGVKDLPQSKNGHDAVDSTKVDLGGGAYGSTGLKELLQAKNGNGVPKSATESQKPNKV, from the coding sequence ATGGAACCAGAAGTAAAGAAAATGCGTGTCGATACTAAATGTGTTCTTCGTTTTGCAAAATTAACCGAAAACGCTTTTGAGCCGGTAAAAGGGTCTGCCAAAGCAGCCGGCTTTGATCTACGCAGTGCTTACGATTGTTCTGTCCCAGCTCGTGGTAAGCAATTAGTTAAAACTGATTTACAAATTCAAGTCCCTGAAGGTTCTTATGGGCGCGTTGCACCACGTTCTGGACTGGCTGTAAAGAACTTTATCGACGTTGGGGCTGGTGTTGTAGATGAAGACTATCGTGGAAACTTGGGAGTGGTATTGTTCAATCACTCCGATACAGATTTTGAAGTTAAGAAAGGAGACCGTATTGCTCAATTGATTTGCGAGAAAATATTCTACCCTGAATTAGAACAGCTTGATTCTTTGGATCACACTGAACGAGGAGAAGGTGGCTTTGGATCTACTGGTGTAAAGGATTTGCCACAATCAAAAAATGGACACGATGCAGTAGACTCTACAAAGGTTGATTTAGGAGGTGGTGCTTATGGATCGACTGGATTGAAAGAATTGCTCCAAGCAAAGAATGGAAATGGAGTTCCAAAATCAGCTACTGAATCTCAAAAGCCGAACAAAGTCTag
- the LOC129920945 gene encoding alpha-ketoglutarate-dependent dioxygenase alkB homolog 6, with product MDFTNFLVRKCPPTAMYIPNFITFEEEERILTQIERTPKPKWTQLLNRRLINYGGIPHPNGMISEEIPPWLQAYIDKINNLGIFESEKANHVLVNEYLAGQGIMPHTDGPLFHPIITTLSCGSHTILEFTERQKSSETDEAPSPRDIRYKLLLEPRSLLILKDTLYSDYLHAINECSEDTLCDRVCNFENCEAAYKMGDKMTRKTRISLTIRNVPKTSKLKIKF from the exons atggattttacaaatttcttaGTTCGAAAG TGCCCACCAACAGCAATGTACATTCCAAATTTTATCACTTTCGAAGAAGAGGAGCGCATTTTAACACAAATCGAAAGAACCCCAAAGCCCAAATGGACTCAGTTACTAAATCGACGCCTTATAAATTATGGTGGCATACCACACCCAAACGGAATGATATCCGAAGAAATTCCACCATGGCTGCAGGCTTACATAGACAAAATCAATAATTTGG GTATTTTTGAATCCGAAAAAGCTAATCATGTCCTAGTGAATGAATACCTGGCTGGACAAGGAATCATGCCGCACACTGATGGTCCATTGTTTCATCCAATCATCACTACGCTATCGTGTGGTTCGCACACAATCCTCGAGTTTACAGAGCGGCAAAAGTCTTCAGAAACTGATGAAGCTCCATCACCTAGAGACATTAGATACAAATTGCTACTTGAACCACGATCTTTACTGATTCTAAAAGACACATTGTACTCGGATTATCTGCATGCGATTAATGAGTGCAGCGAAGACACTCTCTGTGATCGAGTTTGTAATTTCGAGAATTGTGAGGCAGCCTATAAAATGGGTGACAAGATGACCAGAAAAACTAGAATATCGTTAACCATTAGAAATGTGCCAAAGACTTCAaagctgaaaattaaattttaa